The following proteins are encoded in a genomic region of Streptococcus constellatus subsp. constellatus:
- a CDS encoding ABC transporter ATP-binding protein, translating to MRKQVTFYRLLTYMWRYKWISILALVFIFATTLVTTTLPLLARYFIDHFISRYQIMIGFYVLIMYYALFLLRVFFTFLGQYSFARVAHSIVRDLRQESFENIEHLGMVYFDQTPAGAIVSRLTNDTQAVADMFSSIFSSFLSSIFILVVTLVTMFSLNWRLTGLIVLFLPVILGSILLYQRLSHRLLKLVRSKLSDLNVKLSESIEGMRIIQAFGQENRLIKEFETINGEHLDYTVRYLNINSLFLRPAMSLLKILAYAVILAYFGFTWQIAGVTAGVMYAFVQYINQLFNPLIDLMQNYSVLQTSMVAADRVFEIMDCKDYEPKQTNLRLEITDGKIEFRHVSFSYDGKHDILKDISFSVKQGETIAFVGATGSGKSSIINLFLHFYEFERGEILIDNQNIKDYGQAELRRNVGLVLQDPFLYHGTIASNIKMYQENLGREEIIEAAKFVDAHDFISRLPANYDSPVTERGATFSSGQRQLLAFARTIASKPKILILDEATANIDSETEELIQASLRKMRQGRTTIAIAHRLSTIQDANCIYVMEQGRIIESGTHEELLTLNGTYYKMYQLQAGMMGEE from the coding sequence ATGAGAAAACAAGTAACCTTTTATCGCCTTCTAACTTATATGTGGCGTTATAAATGGATTAGCATTTTGGCGCTCGTTTTCATCTTTGCGACAACCTTGGTAACGACAACTTTGCCACTTTTAGCTCGCTATTTCATTGACCATTTTATTAGTCGTTATCAGATTATGATAGGTTTTTATGTTCTGATTATGTACTATGCTCTTTTTCTTTTGCGAGTGTTTTTTACTTTCTTGGGACAATATTCTTTTGCGCGTGTGGCACATAGCATTGTACGTGATTTGCGTCAGGAAAGTTTTGAAAATATTGAACATTTAGGGATGGTCTATTTTGATCAGACCCCAGCAGGAGCGATTGTCTCCCGTTTGACAAATGATACACAAGCGGTTGCAGATATGTTTAGTAGTATTTTTTCAAGTTTTTTAAGCTCTATTTTTATTCTTGTTGTAACATTGGTGACGATGTTTAGCTTGAATTGGCGATTGACAGGTCTTATTGTACTCTTTTTACCAGTCATATTAGGTTCCATTTTGCTTTATCAACGCTTATCTCATCGTCTCCTCAAGCTTGTCAGAAGTAAACTAAGCGATTTGAATGTTAAACTTTCTGAAAGTATTGAGGGAATGCGTATTATTCAGGCATTTGGTCAGGAAAATCGATTAATAAAGGAATTTGAAACTATTAACGGTGAGCATTTGGATTATACAGTTCGCTATCTTAATATTAATAGCCTTTTTCTGCGGCCAGCCATGTCTTTGTTGAAAATTTTAGCTTATGCGGTCATTTTAGCTTATTTTGGTTTTACTTGGCAAATTGCAGGAGTAACAGCCGGAGTTATGTATGCCTTTGTCCAATATATCAATCAGCTTTTTAATCCTTTGATTGATTTGATGCAGAATTATTCTGTTTTGCAAACATCTATGGTAGCTGCAGACCGCGTTTTTGAAATCATGGACTGTAAAGATTATGAACCTAAGCAAACCAATTTACGGCTAGAGATTACAGATGGAAAGATTGAATTTCGGCATGTTTCCTTTTCATATGATGGCAAGCATGATATTCTTAAGGATATCTCATTTTCAGTCAAACAAGGGGAGACAATTGCTTTTGTCGGTGCAACGGGCTCAGGCAAGTCTTCTATCATCAATCTCTTTCTGCATTTTTATGAATTTGAAAGAGGAGAAATTTTAATTGATAATCAAAACATTAAGGATTACGGCCAAGCTGAACTGCGTCGCAATGTTGGATTAGTTCTTCAAGACCCATTCCTTTATCATGGTACCATTGCTTCTAATATCAAAATGTATCAAGAAAATCTAGGACGAGAAGAGATTATAGAAGCTGCTAAATTTGTTGACGCGCACGACTTTATCAGTCGGCTACCTGCAAACTACGATAGCCCGGTGACAGAGAGAGGGGCGACTTTTTCGAGTGGTCAAAGACAATTGCTAGCTTTCGCTAGAACAATTGCAAGCAAACCTAAAATCTTAATTTTGGATGAAGCAACCGCCAATATTGATTCAGAGACTGAGGAACTGATTCAGGCTTCGCTGAGAAAAATGCGTCAAGGACGAACGACTATTGCCATCGCTCACCGCCTGTCCACTATTCAGGATGCTAACTGTATTTATGTGATGGAGCAAGGACGAATTATCGAATCAGGCACTCACGAGGAACTCTTAACTCTCAACGGTACTTATTATAAAATGTACCAACTTCAAGCAGGTATGATGGGAGAGGAGTGA
- a CDS encoding PLP-dependent aminotransferase family protein — protein sequence MPKSKYQCIVDRIRQDIQNGKLLKGQKIPSIRKLADKYHCSKDTAQKALMELKYQKYIYAVPKSGYYVLENSLEDQQDMELSVRDDRHQIYEDFRICLNETLIGRENYLFNYYSQQEGLEDLRQSVQQLLLDSAVYTSADKLVLTSGTQQALYILSQIVFPNEKHEILVEQPTYHRINDLLTAQKLPYQTIERTPEGINLKKLEWIFRTGHIKFFYTIPRFHYPLGHSYNRKEKEEIIRLAQLYDVYIVEDDYLADFDSKCELTFHYLDDSQHVIYIKSFSASLFPALRIAALLLPSDIQSAFIAYKKAVDYDSNLIMQKALSLYIDNLMFEKNRLFLLNKQEKEVMRAKKLLSENQLKLPYFLNRDAILLDLRGLKSVSTLKHSNLPLDFFEASYIHDCPYQYAKIRYENLEKTLQHLNKYL from the coding sequence ATGCCAAAATCTAAATATCAATGTATCGTAGATCGGATTCGTCAAGATATTCAAAATGGGAAATTGCTCAAGGGGCAGAAGATTCCTTCTATTCGTAAGTTAGCAGATAAGTATCATTGCAGCAAAGATACAGCCCAGAAGGCACTAATGGAATTAAAATATCAAAAATACATCTATGCTGTTCCCAAGAGTGGCTACTATGTCTTAGAAAATAGTCTGGAAGATCAGCAAGATATGGAATTATCTGTCAGGGATGACCGCCACCAAATTTATGAAGATTTTCGAATTTGTCTCAATGAAACACTGATTGGACGAGAAAATTATCTTTTTAACTACTATTCACAGCAGGAAGGGTTGGAGGACTTGCGTCAGTCGGTTCAGCAACTGCTTCTCGATTCAGCTGTTTACACATCTGCCGACAAACTGGTTCTAACCTCTGGTACCCAGCAAGCTCTTTATATTCTGTCGCAAATTGTCTTTCCAAACGAAAAACATGAAATTTTAGTTGAGCAGCCGACTTATCATCGAATAAACGATTTGCTAACTGCCCAAAAACTTCCTTATCAAACGATTGAACGGACTCCAGAAGGAATCAATCTAAAAAAGTTAGAGTGGATTTTCCGAACGGGTCATATCAAGTTTTTCTATACCATTCCACGCTTTCACTACCCCTTAGGACATTCTTACAACCGAAAAGAAAAAGAGGAAATCATTCGTCTTGCTCAGCTTTATGATGTTTATATCGTAGAAGATGATTATTTGGCTGACTTTGACAGCAAGTGCGAACTGACTTTCCATTACTTGGATGATAGCCAGCATGTCATCTATATCAAATCTTTTTCTGCCAGTCTTTTTCCCGCCTTACGAATAGCAGCTCTACTATTGCCATCGGATATTCAATCGGCTTTCATTGCTTATAAGAAAGCAGTAGACTACGATAGCAATCTCATCATGCAAAAAGCCTTATCTCTTTACATTGATAATCTTATGTTTGAGAAAAATCGTCTTTTTCTTCTCAATAAACAAGAAAAAGAAGTAATGAGAGCTAAAAAACTTTTAAGTGAAAATCAACTCAAACTTCCCTACTTTCTAAATAGAGATGCTATCTTACTGGATCTACGTGGACTTAAATCTGTCAGCACCCTCAAACATAGCAATCTACCATTGGATTTTTTTGAAGCAAGCTATATACACGATTGTCCTTATCAATACGCAAAAATTAGATATGAAAATCTAGAAAAAACCTTACAACATTTAAATAAATATTTATAA
- a CDS encoding CAP domain-containing protein — MERKLKKSVVATGLAATTIISGSLSHQVSAEEVKPQSTEPKTSEKITKPVTESDVQSAKLEANAAKVQKDTQQKVVDKVKEDVNTSKEAVVNRQKAVADAETEKNAATSEVIEAAKEKVKTAEDTVVTEEKKVQEAKCSEEKAKEAVKNQENIVAGQQSLVDVAQRELDTAKAPVANEEHDLNRAKEEEKQAEKNLAEKQKNLATVKEEIANLPKEINAATEQVKQSEQKVAENQAAIDQKAAEVTRAEQSVANRRNVDLSKAAYGEFLQHAKTNGANQAIRNAAAEALATYERAKHEDGITVGSDSTSPATLENNLKAIELVRAINAYRRQAGLKELLIDPYKNPASQVQTLYFRRANWHMGKYFGNENVAINSSVRGAVDYWYKEKALYMAEAAKYGLTTNERDIDSNKIYTTLYKRGQLDFFYKVGHYLQMMDKNFNSISAAYYSNPNPYNNLYEVGFHTASNERFNNGTLLSADAYEQAIRNFAGAAKAANAQATAAKNQLGVLRAQRTGYVSTLNIQKAKLADLQKLAANRSAALATANAGVITAEAALTKAKQNVVTKEAALKRATAAIASKLAPKQAALAKEQGLLETAKNKLAELKKALITAELNVAKAKDALQTSQTALKVAQDNLVKLQNAPQALEAAQKAFQAAQADYAAKVKMLNEEETKLAISRSIYTKLQENYEQLQSQLPTKAQKETGVEVQRLHLSRTYQPKPLLVRQQQNSSQKVLPATGTKTNQVAALGLLLGLGTLSSARRRKRNNED; from the coding sequence ATGGAGAGAAAACTAAAAAAGTCAGTCGTTGCGACCGGTTTAGCTGCAACAACAATTATTTCGGGTAGTTTATCACATCAAGTAAGCGCCGAAGAAGTAAAACCACAATCTACTGAACCAAAGACATCTGAAAAAATTACCAAACCAGTTACAGAATCTGACGTTCAATCAGCAAAATTGGAAGCAAATGCTGCGAAAGTTCAGAAAGATACACAACAGAAAGTTGTAGATAAAGTAAAAGAGGATGTAAATACTTCAAAGGAAGCGGTCGTAAATAGACAGAAAGCCGTAGCAGATGCAGAAACAGAAAAAAATGCAGCAACTTCAGAAGTGATTGAAGCTGCAAAAGAAAAAGTAAAAACAGCAGAGGACACCGTTGTAACAGAGGAGAAGAAGGTTCAAGAAGCAAAGTGTTCGGAAGAAAAGGCAAAAGAAGCTGTTAAAAATCAAGAAAATATTGTAGCGGGGCAGCAATCACTTGTTGATGTTGCACAACGTGAATTAGACACAGCTAAAGCTCCAGTTGCCAATGAGGAACACGATCTTAACCGCGCAAAAGAAGAAGAAAAACAAGCGGAAAAGAATTTGGCAGAAAAGCAAAAAAATCTTGCTACAGTGAAAGAAGAAATCGCTAATCTTCCTAAAGAAATCAATGCAGCTACTGAACAAGTCAAGCAAAGTGAGCAAAAAGTTGCAGAAAATCAAGCGGCTATTGATCAAAAAGCTGCTGAAGTAACCCGCGCTGAACAATCAGTTGCTAATAGAAGAAATGTTGACTTGAGTAAAGCAGCCTATGGTGAATTTTTGCAACATGCTAAAACAAATGGAGCCAACCAAGCGATTCGTAATGCAGCTGCTGAAGCTCTAGCGACTTATGAAAGAGCTAAACATGAAGACGGTATTACAGTTGGTTCTGATTCAACAAGTCCAGCAACTTTAGAAAATAATTTAAAAGCGATTGAATTGGTTAGGGCAATCAATGCTTACCGTAGACAAGCTGGATTAAAAGAACTGTTGATTGATCCTTACAAGAATCCAGCCAGCCAAGTCCAAACTCTTTATTTTAGAAGAGCAAATTGGCATATGGGCAAATATTTTGGCAATGAAAACGTGGCCATTAATAGCTCTGTAAGAGGAGCGGTTGACTATTGGTATAAAGAAAAAGCCTTATATATGGCTGAGGCAGCTAAGTATGGGCTAACAACAAATGAGCGAGACATTGATTCCAATAAAATTTATACTACTCTTTACAAGCGAGGTCAGCTTGATTTCTTCTACAAAGTTGGTCACTATCTTCAAATGATGGATAAAAACTTTAATTCGATTTCAGCAGCATATTATAGTAATCCAAATCCATATAATAATTTATATGAAGTTGGTTTCCACACAGCATCTAATGAACGCTTCAATAACGGTACTCTTCTTAGCGCAGATGCTTATGAGCAAGCAATCCGTAATTTTGCTGGTGCTGCAAAAGCCGCAAATGCACAAGCGACAGCAGCCAAGAATCAATTAGGTGTGTTGCGAGCTCAAAGAACGGGTTATGTATCTACTTTAAATATCCAAAAGGCAAAATTAGCAGACCTTCAAAAATTAGCTGCGAATCGTTCGGCTGCTCTTGCTACTGCGAATGCTGGAGTGATTACAGCCGAAGCAGCTTTGACAAAAGCGAAACAAAATGTTGTGACAAAAGAAGCAGCTTTGAAGCGTGCAACTGCAGCTATTGCATCCAAGTTGGCGCCAAAACAAGCAGCGTTAGCAAAAGAACAAGGATTACTGGAAACCGCTAAAAATAAGTTAGCAGAACTAAAGAAAGCCTTAATTACAGCAGAATTGAATGTTGCTAAAGCAAAAGATGCTTTGCAAACTAGTCAAACTGCACTAAAAGTAGCACAAGATAACTTGGTAAAATTACAAAATGCACCACAAGCACTTGAAGCAGCTCAAAAGGCTTTTCAAGCTGCACAAGCTGATTATGCTGCTAAGGTTAAAATGTTAAATGAGGAAGAAACAAAACTGGCTATTTCTCGTTCAATTTATACCAAGTTACAAGAAAACTACGAACAATTGCAAAGTCAACTTCCTACGAAGGCTCAAAAAGAAACAGGTGTAGAAGTACAAAGATTACACTTATCTAGAACTTACCAACCAAAACCATTGCTAGTTAGACAACAACAAAATAGCAGTCAAAAAGTTCTGCCTGCTACTGGTACCAAAACCAATCAGGTTGCTGCATTAGGACTGCTACTTGGTTTGGGAACTTTATCCAGTGCTCGCCGTCGTAAAAGAAATAACGAAGATTAA
- a CDS encoding ATP cone domain-containing protein has protein sequence MQVIKRNGEVTDFNPDKIYQAILKAAQTVYVLTDDLRQNLALVTKKVVLDLEEARVERATISMIQSMVENRLLGAGYITIAEHYISYRLQRDLDRNGYGDHIAVHLHFEQIR, from the coding sequence ATGCAAGTCATCAAACGTAATGGAGAAGTTACTGATTTTAATCCAGATAAAATTTATCAAGCTATTCTGAAAGCAGCACAAACAGTCTATGTCTTGACAGATGATCTACGTCAAAATTTAGCACTTGTAACCAAAAAGGTAGTGCTAGATTTGGAAGAAGCGAGGGTTGAGCGAGCTACTATTAGTATGATCCAATCTATGGTAGAAAATCGTCTGTTAGGTGCTGGTTATATTACGATTGCTGAGCATTACATTTCCTATCGCTTGCAACGTGATTTAGATCGGAATGGCTATGGCGATCATATCGCAGTTCATTTGCATTTTGAACAAATCCGATAA
- the rpsU gene encoding 30S ribosomal protein S21 → MSKTVVRKNESLDDALRRFKRAVTKAGTLQETRKREFYEKPSVKRKRKSEAARKRKKF, encoded by the coding sequence ATGTCAAAAACAGTAGTACGTAAGAATGAATCCCTTGACGATGCTCTTCGTCGTTTTAAACGTGCGGTTACTAAAGCTGGTACTCTTCAAGAAACACGCAAACGTGAATTCTATGAAAAACCTTCTGTAAAACGCAAACGCAAATCAGAAGCAGCTCGTAAACGTAAAAAATTCTAA
- the mscL gene encoding large conductance mechanosensitive channel protein MscL, with protein MLKELKNFLLRGNVIDLAVGVVIANAFGAIVKSLIEDVITPLFLNPAIKAAGVEQIAGLKWNGIAYGSFLSAIINFLVIGTVLFFIVKSVEKAQNLTKKEDTVEESAGPTELEVLQEIKALLEKK; from the coding sequence ATGTTAAAGGAATTAAAAAACTTTCTTCTTCGCGGTAACGTGATTGACCTAGCGGTCGGTGTCGTCATCGCTAATGCTTTTGGAGCCATCGTCAAATCATTGATTGAAGACGTTATTACTCCTTTGTTTCTCAATCCAGCTATAAAAGCTGCTGGTGTAGAACAAATTGCTGGTCTAAAATGGAATGGAATTGCATACGGCAGCTTCTTGAGTGCTATTATCAATTTCCTCGTCATTGGAACAGTCCTCTTCTTCATCGTTAAGTCTGTTGAAAAAGCACAAAACCTTACTAAAAAAGAAGATACTGTAGAAGAATCCGCAGGACCAACTGAATTAGAAGTTCTTCAAGAAATCAAAGCCTTGCTCGAAAAGAAATAG
- the dnaG gene encoding DNA primase, protein MIDKEIISDIKNSVNIVEIIGEVVALTKAGRNYLGLCPFHGEKTPSFNVVEEKQFYHCFGCGKSGDVFKFIEDYRGVSFMDAIQIVADRAGFPLEIEHSRTEQSTHTNPHQALYDIHTEAARFYHAVLMTTKIGEEARSYLYERGLTDEVIKHFQIGLAPNENNYLYRSVSGKFDEHVIMNSGLFNLADNNLVYDAFQNRIMFPLTNDTGQVIAFSGRVWQANDIEQKVAKYKNSRSTPIFNKSYELYHLDKAKATIKRSHEVYLMEGFMDVIAAYRAGIENAVASMGTALTHEHVEHLRKFTKKVILTYDGDKAGQAATQKALDELHNLSVEIVRIPDNMDPDEFIKKNSADDLQNLLIKTRISDIEFLLNYLKPDNVENLQAQLEFVERMSPLIAQVKSITAQNSYIYMLAELLPDFDYQQVEQAVNNHRLVNRKEQQQQVRQQVTRFDIPITKQVSRLIKAESHLLQRMIENPVILNDYRLREDFHFATAELQTLYNILKTNGEVTPQDLSEQNDSVQQSWYRVLEENLPKEVSEQELVEVEQTRDKELLRKENQLIGKKVREASHNGDADTALTELERFIAQKRRME, encoded by the coding sequence TTGATTGATAAAGAAATCATTTCTGATATTAAAAATAGCGTCAATATCGTCGAAATCATAGGAGAAGTCGTTGCTCTAACAAAGGCCGGAAGGAATTATCTGGGGCTTTGTCCTTTTCATGGGGAAAAAACTCCATCATTCAATGTAGTAGAAGAAAAACAATTTTATCACTGTTTTGGCTGTGGGAAGTCAGGTGATGTCTTTAAATTTATTGAAGATTATCGCGGCGTTTCTTTTATGGACGCTATACAAATTGTTGCCGATCGTGCAGGGTTTCCGTTAGAAATAGAGCATAGTAGAACAGAACAGTCAACTCATACTAATCCTCATCAAGCACTTTATGACATTCACACGGAAGCTGCAAGGTTTTATCATGCAGTATTGATGACAACAAAGATAGGAGAAGAAGCACGTTCTTATCTTTATGAGCGTGGCTTGACAGATGAGGTGATAAAGCATTTTCAAATCGGCTTAGCGCCTAATGAAAACAACTATCTTTATAGAAGTGTTAGTGGGAAATTTGACGAACACGTCATTATGAATTCAGGTTTATTTAACTTGGCTGATAATAATCTGGTTTATGATGCTTTTCAAAATCGGATTATGTTTCCGTTGACAAATGATACAGGGCAAGTTATTGCTTTTTCGGGTCGTGTTTGGCAGGCTAATGATATAGAGCAGAAAGTTGCTAAATATAAAAATAGCCGCAGCACACCAATTTTCAATAAAAGTTATGAGTTGTATCATCTAGACAAAGCTAAAGCGACTATCAAGAGAAGTCATGAAGTTTACTTAATGGAAGGCTTTATGGATGTTATTGCAGCTTATCGCGCTGGAATTGAAAATGCTGTGGCTTCTATGGGGACAGCTTTGACGCATGAGCATGTAGAGCATCTTCGTAAGTTCACAAAGAAAGTCATTTTAACATACGATGGTGATAAAGCGGGACAGGCAGCAACACAAAAAGCACTGGATGAATTACATAATTTGTCAGTTGAAATTGTTAGGATTCCCGATAATATGGATCCAGATGAGTTTATCAAAAAAAATTCTGCTGACGATTTACAAAATTTACTTATCAAAACACGAATTAGTGATATAGAATTTCTTTTAAACTATCTGAAGCCAGATAATGTAGAAAACTTGCAAGCTCAGCTAGAATTTGTGGAGCGAATGTCGCCTTTGATTGCACAAGTCAAGTCGATTACTGCACAGAATTCATATATTTATATGTTAGCTGAGCTGTTACCTGATTTTGACTATCAGCAGGTGGAGCAAGCTGTTAATAATCATCGCCTGGTCAATAGAAAAGAACAGCAACAGCAAGTTCGTCAGCAGGTGACACGATTTGATATTCCAATAACGAAGCAAGTATCGCGATTGATTAAAGCTGAAAGTCATCTCTTGCAACGTATGATTGAGAATCCTGTCATCTTAAATGATTATCGTTTAAGAGAAGATTTTCATTTTGCAACAGCAGAATTGCAAACTTTGTATAATATTTTAAAAACGAATGGTGAAGTTACGCCACAAGATTTATCTGAACAAAATGACTCAGTACAGCAATCCTGGTATCGGGTTTTAGAAGAGAATCTGCCCAAAGAGGTATCTGAGCAGGAGCTAGTCGAAGTGGAACAGACTCGAGATAAAGAATTGCTTCGAAAAGAAAATCAATTGATTGGCAAAAAAGTTCGTGAAGCATCTCACAATGGTGATGCAGATACGGCATTAACAGAGTTAGAGCGATTTATTGCTCAAAAAAGGAGAATGGAGTAA
- the rpoD gene encoding RNA polymerase sigma factor RpoD, translating into MATKQKEVTTFDVQVAEFIRNHKKTGTATDDEINDQLVIPFTLNADGIEDLLQRIQDAGIAITDKEGNPSERVLNTEEEEAELTDEELLGSNSAKVNDPVRMYLKEIGVVPLLTNEEEQELAVLVEQGDLEAKQRLAEANLRLVVSIAKRYVGRGMQFLDLIQEGNMGLMKAVDKFDYTKGFKFSTYATWWIRQAITRAIADQARTIRIPVHMVETINKLVREQRNLLQELGQDPTPEQIAERMDMTPDKVREILKIAQEPVSLETPIGEEDDSHLGDFIEDEVIENPVDYTTRIVLREQLDEVLDTLTDREENVLRLRFGLDDGKMRTLEDVGKVFNVTRERIRQIEAKALRKLRHPSRSKPLRDFIED; encoded by the coding sequence ATGGCTACAAAACAAAAAGAAGTAACAACTTTTGATGTTCAAGTTGCAGAATTTATTCGCAACCATAAAAAAACTGGTACAGCAACCGATGATGAGATCAATGATCAATTAGTCATTCCATTTACTTTAAATGCTGATGGTATTGAGGATCTTCTTCAACGAATTCAGGACGCAGGGATTGCTATTACGGATAAAGAGGGCAACCCAAGTGAACGGGTCTTAAATACAGAGGAAGAAGAAGCTGAATTAACAGATGAGGAGTTGCTTGGTAGCAATTCTGCTAAAGTAAACGACCCTGTCCGTATGTATTTAAAGGAAATTGGTGTTGTTCCGCTGTTGACCAATGAAGAAGAGCAAGAATTAGCTGTTCTCGTGGAACAAGGCGATTTAGAAGCCAAGCAACGTTTGGCGGAAGCTAATTTGCGGTTGGTCGTTTCCATCGCTAAGCGCTATGTTGGGCGTGGCATGCAGTTTCTTGACTTGATTCAAGAAGGAAATATGGGATTGATGAAAGCTGTTGATAAGTTTGACTATACTAAAGGTTTCAAATTTTCAACATATGCTACTTGGTGGATTCGTCAAGCGATTACTCGTGCGATTGCCGATCAAGCTCGTACAATTCGAATTCCGGTTCATATGGTCGAAACAATCAATAAATTAGTACGGGAACAACGCAATCTTTTGCAGGAATTGGGGCAAGATCCAACGCCAGAGCAAATTGCAGAGCGGATGGACATGACGCCTGATAAAGTCCGTGAAATTTTGAAGATTGCACAAGAACCTGTTTCTCTTGAAACACCAATTGGAGAGGAAGATGATAGTCATTTGGGTGATTTCATTGAGGATGAGGTTATTGAAAATCCAGTTGATTATACAACGCGTATCGTTTTGCGTGAGCAATTAGATGAAGTTCTTGATACATTAACAGACCGTGAAGAAAATGTGCTGCGTCTGCGTTTTGGGCTAGATGATGGGAAAATGCGTACACTGGAAGATGTTGGAAAAGTATTTAACGTAACTCGTGAACGGATTCGACAAATTGAGGCTAAAGCCCTGCGCAAATTGCGTCATCCAAGTCGTAGCAAACCGCTTCGTGACTTTATTGAGGATTAG
- a CDS encoding metal-sulfur cluster assembly factor codes for MTYTNEQIDDIKNRILESLEQVIDPELGIDIVNLGLVYEIRFNDENGETQIDMTLTTMGCPLADFLTDQIRDVMTDVPEVSKVDVRLVWYPAWTVDKMSRYARIALGIK; via the coding sequence ATGACATACACAAATGAACAAATTGATGATATTAAAAATCGTATCTTGGAAAGTTTGGAACAAGTTATTGATCCTGAATTAGGAATTGATATTGTTAATCTTGGTTTGGTCTATGAAATTCGTTTCAATGACGAAAATGGTGAAACGCAGATTGATATGACTTTAACTACTATGGGATGTCCGTTGGCTGATTTCTTGACTGATCAAATCCGTGACGTGATGACCGATGTGCCAGAAGTTAGCAAAGTAGACGTGAGATTAGTATGGTATCCGGCATGGACTGTAGATAAAATGAGTCGCTATGCACGTATTGCTTTAGGAATTAAATAA